The proteins below come from a single Geobacillus thermoleovorans genomic window:
- a CDS encoding DUF2626 family protein: protein MDRMFRVLAFWTGIFAVMFYLGHMHTTSLIFFGQTVFFLFLGFLKLTERMYIYIFGAYLTIFFAAFTYWTTFMMVPGMGE, encoded by the coding sequence ATGGACCGCATGTTCCGCGTGCTCGCCTTTTGGACCGGCATTTTTGCTGTCATGTTTTACCTTGGCCATATGCATACGACGTCGCTCATCTTCTTTGGCCAAACCGTATTTTTCCTGTTCCTCGGCTTTTTAAAGCTGACCGAGAGAATGTACATTTACATTTTCGGGGCATATTTGACGATTTTCTTCGCGGCATTTACGTATTGGACGACTTTTATGATGGTGCCCGGCATGGGTGAATAA
- a CDS encoding DEAD/DEAH box helicase, with product MNIDLEMDETWKEEFLARIEKDGPWASWEMYELALEAAHHLSVPEFNGLQAPKHLPHLTILPHQLEVARRVVEEMNGKAILADEVGLGKTIEAGLVLKEYMIRGLVKKALILVPASLVSQWVRELNEKFFIPAVQQKKSYVWEQCDIVVSSIDTAKKPPHRDIIYGQSYDMIIIDEAHKLKNNKTKNYEFVQNLKKKFCLLLTATPIQNRIEEIFNLVSLLKPGHLGSSEQFAKTYGKTRAVQTNDHLKALVNKVMIRNRRADTPIEWAKRHVEPVLIEFTNEERELYEAVKALRRESFAGSFSLITLLREACSSREALFLTIKNMIDKCSGAVPEPLERVLEKINAVTTNSKAEKALELIRSIHDKVIIFTEYRATQLYLQWFLKQHGISSVPFRGGFRRGKKDWMQELFKHHAQVFIATEAGGEGINLQFCRYVINYDLPWNPMRLEQRIGRVHRLGQTDDVYIYNFAVKQTVEEHILTLLYEKIRLFERVVGELDDILAKMNLANLERYFEDAFVHSRSEGEMKIKMENIVAMIELAEQLGKEGGERHAAT from the coding sequence ATGAACATTGACCTTGAAATGGATGAAACATGGAAGGAGGAATTTTTGGCACGCATCGAAAAAGACGGTCCGTGGGCGAGCTGGGAAATGTACGAACTGGCTCTTGAGGCCGCCCATCATTTAAGCGTCCCAGAATTTAATGGCTTGCAGGCGCCCAAACACCTGCCCCACTTGACGATCCTTCCGCACCAGCTTGAAGTGGCGCGCCGCGTCGTCGAGGAGATGAACGGCAAAGCCATTTTGGCGGATGAAGTCGGGCTTGGAAAAACGATCGAGGCCGGGCTCGTCTTAAAAGAATATATGATTCGCGGCCTTGTGAAAAAAGCGCTGATTCTCGTTCCCGCCTCCCTTGTTTCGCAATGGGTGAGAGAGTTGAACGAAAAATTTTTCATCCCGGCCGTCCAGCAGAAAAAGAGCTACGTCTGGGAGCAGTGCGATATCGTCGTTTCCTCGATCGACACGGCGAAAAAACCGCCGCACCGTGACATCATCTACGGGCAGTCGTACGACATGATCATCATCGACGAGGCGCACAAACTGAAAAATAACAAAACGAAAAACTACGAGTTTGTGCAAAATTTAAAAAAGAAGTTTTGTTTGCTCCTGACAGCGACGCCGATCCAAAACCGGATCGAAGAAATTTTCAACCTCGTCTCGCTGTTGAAACCCGGCCATTTAGGCAGCTCGGAACAGTTTGCCAAAACGTACGGAAAAACGCGGGCTGTACAGACGAACGACCATTTAAAAGCGCTCGTCAACAAAGTGATGATCCGCAACCGCCGCGCTGATACGCCGATCGAATGGGCGAAGCGCCACGTTGAACCGGTGCTGATCGAGTTTACGAATGAGGAGCGGGAACTGTATGAAGCGGTCAAGGCGCTCCGCCGCGAATCGTTCGCCGGCTCGTTTTCGCTCATCACGCTTCTTCGTGAGGCGTGCAGCAGCCGCGAGGCGCTGTTTCTCACGATCAAAAACATGATCGATAAATGCAGCGGAGCGGTTCCGGAGCCGCTTGAACGCGTATTGGAAAAAATCAACGCCGTCACGACGAACTCAAAGGCGGAAAAAGCGCTCGAGCTTATCCGTTCCATTCATGACAAAGTCATTATTTTCACGGAATACCGGGCGACGCAGCTTTACTTGCAATGGTTTTTAAAGCAGCACGGCATCTCGTCCGTTCCGTTTCGCGGCGGCTTCCGGCGCGGCAAAAAAGACTGGATGCAGGAACTGTTTAAACACCACGCCCAAGTGTTCATCGCCACCGAGGCGGGCGGCGAGGGCATCAACTTGCAGTTTTGCCGCTATGTCATCAACTACGACTTGCCGTGGAACCCGATGCGCCTTGAGCAGCGAATCGGCCGCGTCCACCGGCTCGGGCAGACGGATGACGTCTACATTTATAACTTCGCTGTCAAACAGACGGTCGAAGAACATATTTTAACGCTTCTGTACGAAAAAATCCGCCTGTTCGAACGAGTCGTCGGCGAGCTGGACGACATTTTGGCGAAAATGAACCTCGCCAACCTGGAGCGCTACTTCGAAGACGCCTTCGTTCATTCACGAAGCGAAGGGGAGATGAAAATCAAAATGGAAAACATCGTCGCGATGATCGAGCTGGCGGAGCAGCTTGGAAAGGAAGGAGGAGAGCGGCATGCAGCAACATGA
- a CDS encoding YqzE family protein has protein sequence MAVNDYVKFVTQQFVAYMDLPKEERRQRRQVRKQEQLPLSYRLFGMVPLSLRLLFRRRP, from the coding sequence ATGGCGGTCAACGATTATGTCAAGTTTGTCACCCAACAATTTGTCGCCTACATGGACTTGCCGAAAGAGGAGCGGAGGCAGCGGCGTCAGGTGCGGAAACAAGAGCAGCTTCCGCTTTCATACCGCTTGTTTGGCATGGTGCCGCTTTCGCTTCGCTTGCTGTTTCGGCGCCGCCCGTAG
- the comGC gene encoding competence type IV pilus major pilin ComGC, whose translation MNQKGFTLIEMLIVMMVISVLLLIAIPNMTKHNSMINSKGCEAFLNTVQAQVKAYEMEHNKIPTVQELLAGRYIKSDKCPNGHAIQISANGDVSESGS comes from the coding sequence ATGAATCAAAAGGGATTCACATTGATCGAAATGTTGATCGTTATGATGGTGATTTCTGTCCTGCTGCTGATTGCCATTCCGAATATGACAAAGCACAACAGCATGATCAATTCGAAAGGATGCGAGGCGTTTTTGAACACCGTGCAAGCGCAGGTGAAAGCGTATGAGATGGAGCATAACAAAATTCCGACGGTGCAGGAATTGCTCGCTGGCCGCTATATCAAGTCGGACAAATGTCCGAACGGTCATGCCATCCAAATCAGCGCGAACGGCGATGTGAGTGAAAGTGGCTCGTAA
- the comGF gene encoding competence type IV pilus minor pilin ComGF, with protein MRVWQAVAAKENGFTMIEALLALAAAMAVAAVVPALLSVRLLAPEPTDAFSRLEWRLFLQQLQIELNETRQWSTGGHVLYLQKWSGETVSFSVVASRAQLIRQVDGAGNETALRHVRAVSYRAGTRGIFLQVTADDGTVCEAFVARAF; from the coding sequence GTGCGGGTATGGCAAGCGGTAGCGGCAAAAGAAAACGGGTTTACGATGATCGAAGCGCTGTTGGCGCTGGCGGCTGCGATGGCGGTGGCGGCGGTCGTTCCGGCGTTGTTGTCCGTCCGCTTGCTGGCTCCGGAGCCGACGGACGCGTTTTCCCGATTGGAATGGCGGCTGTTTTTGCAACAGCTGCAAATCGAGCTGAATGAAACGAGGCAGTGGTCGACTGGGGGCCATGTCCTCTATTTGCAAAAATGGAGCGGTGAGACGGTCAGTTTTTCTGTTGTTGCGTCAAGAGCCCAACTGATCCGCCAGGTGGACGGCGCTGGCAATGAAACGGCGCTCCGTCATGTGCGCGCTGTTTCGTACCGCGCCGGCACCCGCGGGATATTTTTGCAAGTGACGGCTGATGACGGCACCGTTTGCGAGGCGTTTGTGGCGCGGGCGTTTTAG
- a CDS encoding helix-turn-helix transcriptional regulator, translating to MEQTLKITSVLSDPTRFHIYEYMAKVHREVSVQEIAEKFHIHPNVARLHLTKLEDVRMVVSDTQKTGKGGRPSRLYRLSDEVIGLYFPFRDYQLLARIAIQTMAKLGPIGSEALRETGKRFGRELIASRLPHNGTASALTMADKIAIMEEAAEAAGFLPQLHYDEEKGVLYLDIFNCPFKEIAAQAPDTVCGMHHAFLEGMVETLFAGAEVTETENMMEGSHRCAYRTIIRP from the coding sequence ATGGAACAAACGCTGAAAATCACAAGCGTATTGTCTGACCCGACAAGATTTCATATTTATGAATATATGGCAAAAGTGCATCGCGAAGTTTCTGTTCAAGAAATCGCAGAAAAATTTCATATCCATCCAAACGTTGCCCGCTTGCATTTAACGAAGCTTGAAGACGTTCGCATGGTCGTATCGGATACGCAAAAAACGGGAAAAGGCGGGCGGCCGAGCCGGCTGTACCGCCTGTCCGACGAAGTGATCGGGCTGTATTTTCCGTTCCGCGATTATCAACTCCTCGCCCGCATCGCCATTCAAACGATGGCCAAACTCGGTCCCATTGGAAGCGAGGCGTTGCGTGAAACAGGAAAGCGGTTCGGCCGTGAGCTCATCGCCAGCCGTTTGCCGCATAACGGCACAGCGAGCGCGCTCACCATGGCGGACAAAATCGCCATAATGGAAGAGGCGGCCGAAGCGGCTGGATTTTTGCCGCAATTGCACTATGATGAAGAAAAAGGAGTGCTATACCTCGATATTTTCAACTGCCCGTTCAAAGAAATCGCCGCGCAAGCACCTGATACCGTCTGCGGCATGCACCACGCTTTTTTGGAGGGAATGGTCGAGACGCTGTTTGCCGGTGCTGAAGTAACGGAAACGGAAAATATGATGGAAGGCAGCCACCGCTGCGCCTACCGCACCATCATCCGTCCGTGA
- the gcvPA gene encoding aminomethyl-transferring glycine dehydrogenase subunit GcvPA, giving the protein MLHRYLPMTEEDKQEMLKTIGVASIDDLFADIPEQVRFRGELKVKPAKSEPELWKELAALAEKNASVKQYVSFLGAGVYDHYIPAVVDHVLSRSEFYTAYTPYQPEISQGELQAIFEFQTMVCELTGMDVANSSMYDGGTALAEAVLLSAAHTKRKKVLISTAVHPQYREVVRTYAKGQKLEVKEIPYDGGITDLKALEAEMGDDVACVVVQYPNFFGQIEPLKAIAPLAHEKKSLFVVASNPLALGVLTPPGAFGADIVVGDMQPFGIPTQFGGPHCGYFAVKAPLMRKIPGRLVGQTTDEDGRRGFVLTLQAREQHIRRDKATSNICSNQALNALAASVALSALGKRGVKEMAAMNIQKAHYAKVELEKRGLSSPFAGPFFNEFVIRLGRPVSDVNDRLLEKGIIGGYDLGADYPELAGHMLVAVTELRTKEEIDRFVNELGDGHA; this is encoded by the coding sequence GTGCTCCATCGTTATTTGCCGATGACGGAAGAAGACAAACAGGAGATGCTGAAGACGATCGGCGTCGCCTCGATTGACGACTTGTTTGCCGATATTCCAGAACAAGTCCGCTTCCGCGGCGAGCTGAAGGTGAAACCGGCCAAATCCGAGCCAGAGCTGTGGAAAGAGCTTGCGGCCTTAGCGGAAAAAAACGCCAGCGTAAAACAATACGTTTCCTTTTTAGGAGCCGGGGTGTACGACCATTATATTCCGGCTGTCGTCGACCATGTCCTGTCGCGCTCTGAATTTTATACGGCCTATACGCCGTATCAACCGGAAATTTCCCAAGGCGAGCTGCAGGCGATTTTTGAGTTTCAAACAATGGTGTGCGAGTTGACCGGCATGGATGTCGCCAACTCGTCGATGTACGACGGCGGCACGGCGCTTGCCGAAGCGGTGCTTCTTAGCGCCGCGCATACGAAGCGGAAGAAAGTGCTCATCTCGACCGCCGTTCATCCGCAATATCGGGAAGTCGTGCGCACGTACGCCAAAGGACAGAAGCTCGAAGTGAAAGAAATTCCGTATGACGGCGGCATCACCGATCTTAAGGCGCTTGAAGCGGAAATGGGGGATGATGTGGCGTGCGTTGTCGTCCAATACCCGAACTTTTTTGGTCAAATCGAGCCGCTGAAAGCGATCGCGCCGCTTGCGCATGAAAAGAAAAGTTTGTTTGTCGTCGCCAGCAACCCATTGGCGCTTGGTGTGTTGACTCCACCCGGAGCGTTTGGCGCCGACATTGTGGTCGGCGACATGCAGCCATTTGGCATCCCGACGCAATTTGGCGGCCCGCATTGCGGCTATTTCGCTGTCAAAGCGCCGCTCATGCGCAAAATTCCAGGCCGTCTTGTCGGGCAGACGACCGATGAGGACGGGCGCCGCGGGTTTGTCTTGACGCTTCAAGCGCGCGAACAGCACATCCGCCGCGATAAGGCGACATCCAACATTTGCTCCAATCAAGCGTTAAACGCCTTGGCCGCTTCCGTTGCGCTGTCGGCGCTTGGCAAGCGGGGCGTGAAAGAAATGGCGGCGATGAATATTCAAAAAGCGCATTATGCGAAGGTGGAACTTGAAAAGCGCGGACTGTCGTCGCCGTTTGCCGGCCCGTTTTTCAACGAGTTCGTCATCCGGCTTGGACGGCCGGTTTCTGATGTGAACGATCGCCTGCTCGAAAAAGGAATCATCGGCGGCTATGACCTTGGGGCTGACTATCCGGAGCTTGCCGGTCATATGCTTGTTGCTGTCACCGAACTGCGGACAAAAGAAGAAATCGATCGGTTTGTCAATGAATTGGGGGATGGCCATGCGTAA
- the comGG gene encoding competence type IV pilus minor pilin ComGG produces MGRQDGVIFPIVAVVSLLLVFSVTHVLLLYEAERQAAYAARQAAEADELVQMAVFDVKERIASADPSTAGEAGEWTYPRGRAVYRWVREDAAHVRVSLSIRSASGLRRAVMFTVTLPALHIVEWSEQNG; encoded by the coding sequence ATGGGTCGACAAGATGGTGTCATTTTTCCGATTGTGGCTGTCGTTTCTTTGTTGCTTGTCTTTTCTGTCACGCATGTCTTGCTCCTCTATGAAGCGGAACGACAGGCGGCTTATGCGGCCCGGCAGGCAGCCGAGGCGGACGAGCTTGTGCAGATGGCCGTGTTTGACGTAAAAGAACGCATCGCATCAGCCGATCCGTCGACCGCGGGAGAGGCTGGGGAATGGACCTATCCGCGCGGAAGGGCCGTCTACCGGTGGGTGCGGGAAGATGCAGCGCACGTTCGGGTTTCTTTGTCCATCCGTTCAGCCTCTGGGCTGAGGCGCGCTGTCATGTTTACTGTCACGCTTCCGGCGCTTCATATTGTCGAATGGAGCGAGCAAAACGGTTAA
- the comGB gene encoding competence type IV pilus assembly protein ComGB: MKRKMWPLAEQALFFTRLGRLLERGYPLGQALEFLAIQAPTHRRMEVERCLQQLRAGLPLFAAVEALSVDRMAVNLLFFAERHGDLPRGMAETGEALAQKARFYEQLHRFSRYPLFLLSLLIIMLVLMEWWLLPQFERAAAAFSPQRGHTAWLLAVVAHAPMAMAAIAVLAVFSGLFYTAYFRRWPVSRKLQFALRIPGLASFLRLFLTCLTARQLGRLLQAGLSVYDALGVFSEPSSWPFLQMEGRRLRHGLMKGMALDRLIGAARYYEQELALVIRHGQSNGELGKELEHYSEFLLQVMEQRIESVLKCMQPLLLAVVGSFVVGMYLAILLPMFSMLNEL; this comes from the coding sequence ATGAAACGCAAAATGTGGCCGCTCGCTGAACAGGCGTTGTTTTTCACTCGGCTCGGCCGGTTGCTCGAGCGCGGTTACCCCCTTGGGCAAGCGCTTGAGTTTTTGGCCATTCAGGCTCCCACACACCGCCGGATGGAAGTGGAACGCTGTCTGCAGCAGCTGCGCGCCGGGCTGCCGCTGTTTGCGGCTGTCGAAGCGCTGTCGGTCGACCGCATGGCGGTTAACCTTCTCTTTTTTGCCGAACGGCATGGCGATTTACCGCGCGGCATGGCAGAGACAGGGGAAGCGCTGGCGCAAAAAGCGCGCTTCTACGAGCAGCTTCACCGCTTCAGCCGCTATCCGCTGTTCCTTCTTTCTTTGCTCATCATCATGCTCGTCTTGATGGAATGGTGGCTGCTGCCGCAGTTTGAACGGGCGGCGGCGGCGTTTTCTCCACAACGCGGGCACACCGCTTGGCTGCTTGCGGTGGTCGCCCATGCCCCTATGGCGATGGCGGCCATCGCCGTCTTGGCGGTGTTCTCCGGGCTGTTTTACACCGCTTATTTCCGCCGCTGGCCGGTCTCCCGAAAACTTCAATTCGCCTTGCGAATTCCAGGGCTTGCTTCGTTTCTGAGACTGTTCCTCACCTGCCTGACTGCCCGACAGCTCGGGCGCTTGCTGCAGGCCGGGTTGTCGGTTTATGATGCGCTCGGCGTGTTCAGCGAGCCGTCGTCCTGGCCATTTTTGCAAATGGAAGGCCGGCGCCTTCGCCACGGGTTGATGAAAGGGATGGCGCTTGACAGATTAATCGGCGCCGCCCGCTATTACGAACAAGAGCTGGCGCTTGTCATCCGCCACGGCCAGTCGAACGGCGAGCTTGGCAAAGAACTTGAACATTACAGCGAGTTTTTGCTGCAGGTGATGGAACAACGAATCGAGTCGGTCTTAAAATGCATGCAGCCGCTTTTGTTGGCGGTGGTTGGCTCGTTTGTCGTCGGCATGTATTTGGCGATTTTGTTGCCGATGTTTTCTATGTTGAATGAACTGTAA
- the comGA gene encoding competence type IV pilus ATPase ComGA, whose product MLNEIEQTANRLLAEAVQRRASDLHLVPRRRDAAVRLRLDGMLVDVGVLSKETAERLIAHFKFLAGMDIGERRRPQSGAMEVAEFGETVYLRLSTLPTLYDESLVIRLLPQRLSLPLRELSLFFRSTARLFSFMQHPQGLVLLTGPTGSGKTTTLYTLLDLCQAERQRNIITLEDPIEKQNERLLQVQINEKAGITYAAGLKAALRHDPDVLMVGEIRDHDTAAIAIRSALSGHLVVSTMHAADAVGAVYRLHEFGIPLGDLAETLLAVSAQRLVELCCPLCGDDCHPSCGRLGRRRRTAVYELLCGSALEDVIRSLSNGRGKPKRSYMTLARLIRKGIALGYLPVRMLELVGGGER is encoded by the coding sequence GTGCTGAACGAGATCGAACAAACGGCAAACCGCCTTCTCGCCGAAGCGGTGCAGCGCCGCGCCTCGGATCTTCACCTCGTTCCGCGCCGCCGCGATGCCGCTGTTCGTCTTCGGCTTGATGGCATGCTTGTCGACGTTGGCGTGCTTTCGAAGGAAACGGCGGAACGTCTCATCGCCCACTTTAAATTTTTAGCCGGCATGGACATCGGGGAACGACGCCGTCCGCAAAGCGGCGCCATGGAAGTGGCTGAGTTTGGGGAAACGGTGTATTTGCGTTTATCGACATTGCCGACGCTCTACGATGAAAGCCTCGTCATTCGGCTTCTGCCGCAGCGCCTCTCGCTGCCGCTTCGCGAACTATCTTTATTCTTCCGCTCCACCGCACGATTATTTTCCTTCATGCAGCATCCGCAAGGGCTTGTGCTGTTGACCGGCCCGACGGGGTCGGGAAAAACGACGACCCTCTACACCCTTCTTGATCTTTGCCAAGCTGAAAGGCAACGCAACATCATCACGCTTGAAGATCCGATCGAAAAACAGAACGAACGATTGTTGCAAGTGCAAATCAATGAAAAAGCAGGCATCACATACGCCGCCGGGTTAAAAGCGGCGCTGCGCCATGACCCGGATGTGTTGATGGTCGGCGAGATCCGCGATCATGATACGGCGGCCATTGCCATCCGTTCAGCGTTGAGCGGCCATTTGGTCGTCTCGACGATGCACGCCGCCGATGCAGTCGGCGCCGTCTACCGGCTGCATGAATTCGGCATTCCGCTCGGCGATTTGGCCGAGACGCTGCTTGCCGTCTCTGCCCAGCGGCTTGTCGAGCTTTGCTGCCCGCTGTGCGGCGACGATTGCCATCCATCGTGCGGCCGTCTTGGACGACGCCGGCGCACGGCTGTTTATGAGTTGCTTTGCGGTTCAGCGCTGGAGGACGTGATTCGTTCCCTCTCCAATGGGAGAGGGAAGCCAAAGCGCTCTTATATGACGCTGGCGCGCTTGATCCGCAAGGGGATTGCGCTCGGCTACCTGCCCGTTCGCATGCTTGAGCTCGTCGGAGGGGGAGAAAGATGA
- the gcvT gene encoding glycine cleavage system aminomethyltransferase GcvT → MLKRTPLFSVYARCGAKTIEFGGWEMPVQFSSIKEEHEAVRTRAGLFDVSHMGEIVVRGRGSLAFLQKLMTNDVAKLRPGRAQYTLMCYEDGGTVDDLLIYQKGENDYLLVVNAANTEKDFAWLSGHVEGDVELQDVSSETAQLALQGPAAERVLQRLTDFDLAALRPFSFADGVEVSGVKALVSRTGYTGEDGFELYCKAEDAAALWEAILAAGARDSVLPCGLGARDTLRFEACLPLYGQELSDSISPVEAGLGFAVKTEKETPFIGQAVLKRQKEEGPPRRLVGIEMIDRGIPRHGYLVFADGEEVGFVTTGTQSPTLKKNIGLALVKADVAAIGREVEVDIRGKRLKANIVPIPFYRRAK, encoded by the coding sequence ATGCTAAAGCGCACGCCCCTATTCTCGGTGTACGCCCGTTGCGGCGCCAAAACGATTGAATTTGGCGGCTGGGAAATGCCGGTGCAGTTTTCCAGCATCAAGGAAGAACATGAGGCTGTAAGAACGCGCGCCGGGCTGTTTGACGTCTCCCATATGGGGGAAATTGTCGTCCGCGGCCGTGGGAGCCTCGCGTTTTTGCAAAAGCTCATGACCAATGACGTCGCCAAACTGCGGCCCGGCCGGGCGCAATATACGCTCATGTGCTATGAGGACGGCGGCACAGTCGATGATTTGCTCATCTATCAAAAAGGAGAGAATGACTACTTGCTGGTCGTCAACGCAGCGAATACGGAAAAAGACTTCGCTTGGCTAAGCGGGCATGTTGAGGGCGACGTCGAGCTTCAAGATGTATCGTCCGAAACGGCTCAGCTTGCCTTGCAAGGGCCGGCAGCGGAGCGCGTCTTGCAGCGATTGACGGATTTTGATTTGGCGGCGCTGCGCCCGTTTTCATTCGCCGACGGCGTCGAAGTCTCGGGCGTGAAGGCGCTCGTTTCGCGCACCGGCTATACGGGGGAAGACGGGTTTGAGCTATATTGTAAAGCGGAAGACGCCGCCGCGCTATGGGAGGCGATCCTAGCGGCCGGAGCTCGTGACAGCGTTCTCCCATGCGGACTGGGGGCGCGCGATACGCTCCGCTTTGAAGCATGCCTGCCGCTTTACGGTCAAGAGCTGTCCGACTCGATTTCACCAGTTGAAGCCGGGCTTGGTTTTGCCGTCAAAACGGAAAAAGAGACGCCGTTTATCGGCCAAGCTGTATTGAAACGGCAAAAAGAGGAAGGGCCGCCGCGCCGGCTCGTCGGCATTGAAATGATCGACAGAGGCATTCCGCGCCACGGATACCTTGTATTTGCCGACGGCGAAGAGGTCGGGTTCGTCACGACCGGTACGCAGTCGCCGACGCTGAAGAAAAACATCGGCTTGGCCTTGGTGAAAGCGGATGTGGCTGCCATCGGCCGGGAGGTGGAGGTGGACATCCGCGGCAAGCGGCTGAAAGCGAACATCGTGCCGATTCCGTTTTACAGGCGGGCCAAGTGA
- the comGD gene encoding competence type IV pilus minor pilin ComGD produces the protein MARNGGFTLLEMLIVFSVVLVLAALAVPTLGGAVRHQEEMYMLAVLRADLYGAQQHAIARRVNVAVFFTDGGAGYKAIDATSGRQIVARSLPSPWRFRLGTLRNPLIFTDNGNIERAGTIWIGGGQITYKVTFLLGKGRFYVQKM, from the coding sequence GTGGCTCGTAACGGCGGGTTTACGCTGCTTGAGATGCTGATCGTTTTCTCGGTGGTGCTGGTGCTTGCCGCGCTGGCTGTTCCGACGCTTGGCGGCGCTGTGCGCCATCAAGAGGAGATGTATATGCTGGCTGTGCTGCGCGCGGATTTGTATGGCGCGCAGCAGCATGCCATCGCCCGGCGGGTGAATGTAGCGGTTTTTTTTACAGACGGCGGCGCTGGGTACAAGGCGATTGATGCAACGAGCGGCCGGCAGATTGTCGCTCGTTCGCTCCCTTCTCCGTGGCGGTTTCGGCTCGGCACGCTGCGCAATCCGCTCATCTTTACTGACAACGGCAACATTGAACGGGCTGGAACTATTTGGATAGGGGGTGGCCAAATAACTTATAAAGTCACCTTTTTGCTGGGGAAAGGGCGATTTTATGTGCAAAAAATGTAG
- a CDS encoding YqhG family protein, whose protein sequence is MQQHEIRRFVERYFAANGCTFVEASDDYLTVQLTAEMDKELMNRPFYWHYIERTGGVPQPMRLTLITRASERTDKLKGERLHFGAPRLHQLFRSAQKRGSFIRLYEEPSAPLDGNAALHPWLGMNVTISYECDRKKDEIVSLGLHLISGTIVESFHERMRERRLTPKIPDYCFTISPLIKPRSGIGRLEQYIRSRIAADNHAWADEARRRWADDLALLDEFYKDCEEKPECYYIEKEALEKQYKPRITVSVINGGLFYLLPRSS, encoded by the coding sequence ATGCAGCAACATGAAATCCGCCGCTTTGTCGAACGCTATTTTGCGGCCAACGGCTGCACGTTTGTGGAAGCAAGCGACGACTACCTCACCGTGCAGCTGACGGCAGAAATGGACAAAGAACTGATGAATCGGCCGTTTTACTGGCATTATATTGAACGGACAGGCGGCGTGCCGCAGCCGATGCGACTGACGCTCATCACCCGCGCGAGCGAGCGGACGGACAAACTCAAAGGCGAGCGCCTCCATTTCGGCGCTCCCCGGCTGCACCAGCTGTTCCGCTCAGCGCAAAAACGCGGCAGCTTCATCCGCCTGTATGAGGAGCCAAGCGCGCCTTTGGACGGCAACGCCGCCCTCCATCCATGGCTCGGCATGAACGTCACGATTTCGTACGAATGCGACCGAAAAAAAGATGAAATCGTCTCCCTTGGCCTTCATCTCATTAGCGGAACGATCGTCGAGTCGTTTCATGAGCGGATGCGCGAGCGACGGCTGACGCCGAAAATCCCTGATTACTGTTTCACCATCTCCCCGCTCATTAAACCGAGAAGCGGCATCGGCCGTCTCGAGCAATACATACGCAGCCGCATCGCCGCCGACAACCATGCGTGGGCGGATGAGGCGCGCCGACGCTGGGCCGACGATTTGGCGTTGCTTGATGAATTTTACAAAGACTGCGAAGAAAAGCCGGAGTGCTATTATATTGAGAAGGAAGCGTTGGAAAAGCAGTACAAGCCGCGCATCACCGTTTCCGTCATCAACGGCGGACTGTTTTATTTGCTGCCCCGCTCATCGTGA
- a CDS encoding type II secretion system protein, with protein MCKKCSGGFLLVEALFALALLWTTAAVLLPLLMQMAHERNSLILEEKARRLLAIALYEEPFAGETMIADGRTVFRLQASDEGGRMWKVCVRWNDYVGREMERCGYGKR; from the coding sequence ATGTGCAAAAAATGTAGCGGCGGATTTTTGCTTGTTGAAGCATTGTTCGCTTTGGCGCTGCTATGGACGACAGCGGCCGTTCTTCTTCCACTGTTGATGCAAATGGCGCATGAGCGCAACAGCCTCATTCTCGAGGAGAAAGCGCGCCGGCTGTTGGCCATCGCGTTGTATGAGGAGCCGTTTGCCGGAGAAACCATGATCGCCGACGGGCGTACAGTATTTCGGCTGCAAGCGAGCGATGAAGGGGGACGAATGTGGAAAGTATGCGTGCGTTGGAACGATTACGTCGGCCGCGAGATGGAGCGGTGCGGGTATGGCAAGCGGTAG